A single Crateriforma conspicua DNA region contains:
- a CDS encoding RNA recognition motif domain-containing protein gives MTNIYVGNLAFSATDDDLRGAFEQYGQVDTVNIIMDRETGRSRGFAFVEMSDGEGAKEAINNLNGAEIAGRNVTVNEARPRAPRGAGGGGGGGRGGYGGGGGYGGGGGGGRGRGGDRY, from the coding sequence GTGACGAATATTTATGTCGGGAACTTAGCGTTCTCAGCAACTGACGACGATTTGCGTGGTGCTTTCGAGCAGTACGGTCAAGTCGACACGGTGAACATCATCATGGACCGTGAGACGGGCAGGTCTCGTGGTTTCGCCTTTGTCGAAATGTCAGACGGCGAAGGTGCCAAAGAGGCAATCAACAATTTGAACGGCGCCGAAATCGCCGGACGAAACGTGACAGTCAATGAAGCACGTCCCCGTGCACCCCGCGGAGCGGGCGGTGGCGGTGGCGGCGGCCGCGGTGGTTACGGTGGCGGCGGTGGTTACGGCGGCGGCGGCGGCGGCGGTCGTGGCCGCGGCGGCGACCGTTATTGA
- a CDS encoding serine/threonine protein kinase — protein MTSTGPGTNDDADPPPTLPPRSDAPGKSLESIMADFLQQAESGQTPDPQQILRRYPQHADELQSFFDNHQWMAGDPGETCDSSPPAGVNVTDAGELVGHRVGPYCIESEIARGGMGVVYRARQSGLQRPVALKLIGSGVLAGPEQRIRFRNEAEAAANLQHPGIVPIHETGSWQGYEYFSMALVEGPTLQSWVQQTRQHIDDGGVRGQSYETLAAVVRDIARAVAYAHDHGIVHRDLKPENILMADGNRPMVTDFGLAKWHREGTVVTRTGQVLGTPNYMSPEQAAGFSDGDCRVDVYALGAILYALLCGRPPHEGPAVAEVLRSVLQDEPIAPRQICRDVPPDLEIVCSTAMRFAPDDRYESATAMADDLDRFLQGETLVAHHSGIVDVVTRELRRDQHGEAFQRWGGPLQLIGHIVLTAHVIIFALQQYGWPRWWSVWLPRLMMLGAILGVIHWARGGALMPRTAAERPLWSIWLGYLAALGMINLLMIFGGVDPGGLFPIAAAMSGFGFMAMGGHVWGVSAALGISFLVVAALNAWIPSAAPLIFGGMWWIALAVLGRRYRGHQPQDSSSLIDS, from the coding sequence ATGACATCCACCGGCCCCGGAACGAACGACGACGCCGATCCGCCACCGACGCTGCCGCCGCGGTCGGACGCGCCGGGGAAATCGTTGGAATCGATCATGGCCGATTTCTTGCAGCAGGCTGAAAGCGGTCAGACGCCCGATCCGCAACAGATCTTGCGTCGCTATCCGCAACATGCCGACGAGCTGCAAAGCTTCTTTGACAATCATCAATGGATGGCCGGGGATCCGGGTGAAACCTGTGACAGTTCACCACCAGCGGGCGTCAACGTCACCGACGCGGGCGAATTGGTTGGACACCGGGTCGGCCCCTATTGCATCGAAAGCGAAATTGCCCGTGGCGGGATGGGCGTCGTCTATCGGGCACGACAATCCGGACTGCAGCGTCCCGTCGCACTGAAACTGATCGGCAGCGGCGTGCTGGCGGGGCCGGAACAGCGGATCCGATTTCGCAACGAAGCCGAGGCGGCCGCCAATCTGCAACATCCCGGGATCGTGCCGATTCACGAGACCGGTTCTTGGCAGGGCTATGAGTATTTCTCGATGGCCTTGGTCGAAGGCCCGACGCTGCAATCTTGGGTCCAGCAGACGCGGCAACATATCGACGACGGCGGCGTCCGCGGGCAGAGCTATGAAACATTGGCAGCCGTGGTGCGAGACATCGCCCGCGCGGTGGCCTATGCGCATGACCACGGGATCGTGCACCGTGACCTGAAGCCGGAAAACATTTTGATGGCGGATGGAAACCGGCCGATGGTGACCGATTTTGGGCTGGCCAAGTGGCATCGCGAAGGCACGGTGGTCACGCGTACCGGTCAAGTCTTGGGCACCCCCAATTACATGAGCCCCGAACAGGCGGCCGGATTCAGCGACGGTGATTGTCGCGTCGATGTGTACGCCTTGGGGGCGATTCTTTATGCGTTGCTTTGTGGGCGCCCGCCGCACGAAGGACCGGCTGTTGCGGAGGTTTTGCGCAGTGTGCTGCAAGACGAACCAATCGCGCCCCGTCAAATCTGTCGTGACGTTCCGCCGGACTTGGAAATCGTTTGTTCGACCGCAATGCGGTTCGCGCCCGACGATCGTTACGAATCCGCCACCGCGATGGCCGACGACCTGGATCGTTTCTTACAAGGCGAAACCTTGGTGGCCCATCACAGCGGCATCGTCGATGTGGTGACTCGCGAACTGCGACGTGATCAACACGGTGAAGCGTTTCAACGCTGGGGAGGTCCGCTGCAACTGATCGGTCACATCGTGCTGACGGCACACGTGATCATTTTCGCACTCCAGCAGTATGGTTGGCCGCGTTGGTGGTCCGTGTGGCTGCCAAGGCTGATGATGTTGGGCGCTATTTTGGGGGTGATCCACTGGGCACGCGGCGGCGCGTTGATGCCACGAACCGCCGCGGAGCGTCCGCTGTGGTCGATCTGGCTGGGCTACTTGGCGGCACTAGGCATGATCAACCTGTTGATGATCTTTGGCGGCGTGGACCCCGGCGGCCTGTTTCCCATTGCCGCGGCGATGAGCGGGTTCGGTTTCATGGCCATGGGCGGCCACGTCTGGGGCGTGTCCGCGGCGTTGGGGATCTCGTTCCTGGTGGTCGCTGCGTTGAACGCATGGATTCCGTCGGCGGCACCCCTGATATTCGGCGGCATGTGGTGGATCGCCTTGGCGGTTCTGGGACGGCGCTATCGCGGGCACCAGCCTCAGGATTCCTCTTCCCTAATCGATTCGTGA
- a CDS encoding TolC family protein, producing MNRSLFRLTAYLQIGLTVLLATGCAPTQPFFLKESPELQHYLNTATQIEYPDVEVESLAETREALPPLSINNHDYQFWDLTLEECVNMALHNAKFMITTNGIAEQRANTAEQFIAGTSDQFGSVYDVAIAQSTTQSIPLTVDGNGNRVLPRGVLRANQVGGVEDALAEFDAQATAFFDYQKGDRPNNVLPGNVFNPVFAQSDTATQQSAISKRFATGGVATLRQQILYSRNNTQPNSIARSVASDWTAIVEAQVQHPLMRNRGTLVNRIPVVLASLNEDISIAEFELQVRNLVRDVEVAYWDLYVAYRAFASVAVGRNSAQVTADFAKLNMEEGIGTIQDLKQAQGQYHSFQNQLVGTLTGSNVLGQDRFGVFGRERRLRELIGQSATDGRLIRPIDEPTIARVEHDWFVSTAQMLYLNAELRQTKFRIKQSELELMSAKNQILPEVNLSLLYRWVGVGDQLGPPERRAQNFPLPGSSALGELTEGNYQEGGVRLEITPPAFGARRELTRINGAEWRLVREKANLQEKERLLTFLLSDAITKTATHYRQIQISAAQWADAEDEVDARLANLKEGRGDTNVVLQSQQRRADAQIAYYRAVGEYNKSLNYVDYLVGTLLVNNGITVSEGPWHEKAYCDALERARERSAGYHLEYGVTRPAVVRRGPVQSADAAAQMIPGPNGGTVGSTMAPGMTMSEGEVISDTVLGGADAFVPELPESMAPTLSDALGDSTGDVLYGAPVDRLETVPGAQPTPETFEAPIGSGTIDRSLPAPQNGPSAEVRQMTYHWNGGGESGVSQASPAVTSRSTTKVQTAPAPVRRVPLPR from the coding sequence ATGAATCGCTCGCTGTTTCGACTGACTGCATACTTGCAAATCGGCCTGACGGTCTTGTTGGCCACCGGCTGCGCGCCCACGCAACCTTTCTTTTTGAAAGAGTCGCCGGAGCTGCAGCACTATCTGAATACGGCCACCCAGATCGAATATCCCGATGTGGAAGTCGAAAGCCTCGCGGAGACACGCGAGGCGCTGCCGCCGTTGTCGATCAACAACCACGATTACCAGTTCTGGGATCTGACGCTGGAAGAATGCGTCAACATGGCGTTGCATAACGCCAAGTTCATGATCACCACCAACGGTATCGCCGAGCAACGCGCCAACACGGCTGAACAATTCATCGCGGGCACCTCCGATCAATTCGGCAGCGTTTACGACGTGGCCATCGCCCAGTCGACGACTCAGTCGATCCCGTTGACGGTCGACGGCAACGGCAATCGCGTGCTGCCCCGTGGCGTGTTGCGAGCCAACCAGGTCGGCGGCGTGGAAGACGCCTTGGCCGAATTTGATGCCCAGGCGACCGCATTCTTCGACTATCAAAAGGGCGACCGTCCGAACAACGTGCTGCCCGGCAACGTGTTTAACCCGGTGTTCGCCCAGTCGGACACGGCCACCCAACAATCGGCGATCAGCAAACGATTCGCCACCGGTGGTGTTGCCACGCTGCGTCAACAAATCCTGTATTCGCGAAACAACACCCAACCCAACAGCATCGCACGATCGGTCGCCAGTGACTGGACCGCCATCGTCGAAGCCCAAGTTCAACACCCGTTGATGCGAAACCGTGGCACACTGGTCAATCGCATCCCGGTCGTCTTGGCCAGCCTGAACGAAGACATTTCGATCGCCGAGTTTGAATTGCAAGTCCGCAACCTGGTTCGCGACGTGGAAGTCGCTTACTGGGACCTGTACGTCGCCTATCGTGCATTCGCCAGCGTGGCCGTCGGCCGAAACAGCGCTCAGGTCACCGCGGACTTTGCCAAGCTGAATATGGAAGAAGGCATCGGCACAATCCAAGACTTGAAACAAGCCCAAGGACAATACCACAGCTTCCAAAACCAACTGGTCGGAACGCTGACCGGGTCGAATGTTTTGGGCCAAGACCGATTCGGCGTGTTCGGCCGCGAACGCCGCTTGCGTGAACTGATCGGCCAATCGGCCACCGACGGACGTTTGATTCGCCCGATCGATGAACCGACGATCGCCCGCGTCGAACACGACTGGTTCGTTTCCACCGCACAAATGCTGTATCTGAACGCTGAACTTCGCCAAACCAAGTTCCGCATCAAGCAAAGCGAATTGGAATTGATGTCGGCCAAGAATCAGATCTTGCCGGAAGTGAACCTGTCGCTGCTGTACCGCTGGGTCGGTGTGGGTGACCAACTGGGTCCGCCGGAACGTCGTGCACAGAACTTCCCGCTGCCCGGCAGCAGTGCGTTGGGTGAATTGACCGAAGGCAATTACCAGGAAGGCGGCGTCCGACTGGAAATCACTCCGCCCGCGTTCGGTGCCCGTCGTGAACTGACTCGCATCAACGGTGCCGAATGGCGACTGGTCCGCGAGAAAGCCAACTTGCAAGAAAAGGAACGCTTGCTGACGTTCTTGCTGTCCGACGCGATCACCAAGACGGCCACCCACTATCGTCAAATCCAGATTTCCGCCGCCCAGTGGGCCGATGCGGAAGACGAAGTCGACGCACGCTTGGCCAACTTGAAGGAAGGCCGTGGGGACACCAACGTCGTGCTGCAAAGCCAACAACGTCGGGCCGACGCCCAGATCGCTTACTACCGTGCGGTCGGCGAATACAACAAATCACTGAACTATGTCGATTACCTGGTCGGAACCCTGTTGGTCAACAACGGCATCACGGTCAGCGAAGGCCCGTGGCATGAAAAGGCCTACTGTGACGCCTTGGAACGTGCCCGGGAACGCAGTGCGGGTTACCACCTGGAATACGGTGTCACCCGTCCCGCGGTGGTCCGTCGCGGCCCGGTCCAGTCGGCCGACGCCGCGGCCCAGATGATCCCCGGACCCAACGGCGGAACTGTCGGCAGCACGATGGCCCCCGGCATGACCATGTCCGAAGGCGAAGTGATCAGCGACACCGTCTTGGGCGGCGCCGATGCCTTCGTTCCAGAATTGCCCGAATCGATGGCCCCGACCTTGTCGGACGCCCTGGGTGATTCGACCGGCGACGTGCTTTACGGGGCTCCGGTGGATCGTTTGGAAACCGTTCCGGGTGCCCAACCGACGCCGGAAACGTTTGAGGCCCCGATCGGATCGGGGACGATCGATCGCAGCCTGCCTGCACCGCAAAACGGCCCATCCGCCGAAGTCCGACAGATGACCTATCACTGGAACGGTGGCGGTGAATCGGGCGTGTCGCAAGCGTCACCCGCCGTGACGTCTCGATCGACGACGAAGGTTCAAACCGCACCAGCACCGGTGCGACGCGTCCCGCTGCCACGCTGA
- a CDS encoding lipopolysaccharide biosynthesis protein — MSDADAANGSSATAENAASGRGTGFKADSLALGMVIVLAMTIVQRAIGFFRGIWFCRLMDDAVVGQWSMAFGFITLITPVMLLGIPGSLPRYVEHFRSRGQLGSFLRRIGLTTGCLAVIGFCIMWCCPQWFGWLIFLQPQDATLIYAVGVGVLSIVFFNFINDLNSSLRQVRMVSVMQFMQGVGFGIGGVAWLATGGGLTGLVLTFSVTTLLATTPGLWRLRRGWSGMPTATESFDASKMWRRIVPYAAALWAMNLIGNVFELSDRYMILHFMPGAGVGGESIGQSAVGQYHSGRILPMLFLSLATLLGGILMPYLAADWEAGRVDAVRRRLKQVLLGVSACFTLIASGTLILSPWLFGTLLEGRYDDGLSLLPMAFVFCSWSALVMIGQNYLWVAEKGKWVTVALSIGLVSNIALNAWLLPLMGLQGAVMATLTANGIVMVGVWLAMVRCGFVADHTAFYVAVMPATVLAGPWVAVAAVTIVMITSPAMRQWADEGIALARERFAFLAPASA; from the coding sequence ATGAGCGATGCCGACGCGGCCAACGGGTCGTCAGCTACGGCCGAAAACGCAGCGTCAGGGCGGGGCACCGGCTTCAAAGCGGATTCGCTTGCGCTCGGCATGGTCATCGTCTTGGCAATGACGATCGTCCAGCGTGCGATCGGGTTCTTTCGCGGCATCTGGTTTTGCCGGTTGATGGACGACGCCGTCGTCGGCCAGTGGTCAATGGCGTTTGGATTCATCACGCTGATCACGCCGGTGATGTTGCTGGGGATTCCCGGTTCGCTACCGCGCTACGTCGAACATTTCCGCAGCCGAGGCCAATTGGGGTCATTCCTTCGGCGCATCGGTTTGACCACCGGGTGCTTGGCAGTGATCGGATTCTGCATCATGTGGTGCTGTCCGCAATGGTTCGGCTGGCTGATCTTCCTGCAGCCCCAAGACGCCACCTTGATCTACGCGGTCGGTGTTGGCGTGTTGTCGATCGTGTTCTTCAACTTCATCAACGATTTGAATTCTTCCTTGCGGCAGGTTCGCATGGTTTCGGTGATGCAGTTCATGCAGGGCGTCGGTTTTGGAATCGGCGGTGTCGCTTGGCTGGCGACCGGTGGTGGGTTGACCGGCCTGGTGTTGACATTTTCGGTGACGACCTTGCTTGCCACCACGCCAGGCCTGTGGCGATTGCGTCGCGGTTGGTCGGGAATGCCGACCGCCACCGAATCGTTTGATGCGTCGAAGATGTGGCGACGCATTGTGCCGTATGCCGCGGCCCTGTGGGCGATGAACTTGATTGGGAACGTGTTTGAACTTTCCGATCGATACATGATTCTGCACTTCATGCCGGGCGCCGGTGTGGGCGGCGAATCCATCGGCCAGTCCGCGGTGGGTCAATATCACAGCGGCCGTATCCTGCCGATGTTATTTCTAAGCTTGGCAACACTGCTGGGCGGGATTTTGATGCCTTACTTGGCCGCCGACTGGGAAGCCGGCCGCGTGGATGCCGTGCGGCGTCGATTGAAACAAGTGCTGCTGGGTGTTTCGGCGTGCTTTACGTTGATCGCCTCGGGCACCTTGATTCTGTCACCCTGGTTGTTCGGCACCCTATTGGAAGGCCGCTATGACGACGGGCTTTCGCTGTTGCCAATGGCATTTGTCTTTTGCAGTTGGTCGGCGTTGGTGATGATCGGTCAGAACTATCTGTGGGTTGCCGAGAAAGGCAAATGGGTGACCGTCGCCCTTAGCATCGGTTTGGTCAGCAATATCGCGTTGAATGCTTGGCTGTTGCCCTTGATGGGTCTGCAGGGCGCCGTCATGGCCACATTGACCGCCAACGGGATCGTCATGGTCGGCGTTTGGTTGGCGATGGTGCGTTGCGGCTTCGTCGCCGACCACACCGCGTTCTATGTCGCTGTCATGCCGGCAACCGTGCTGGCGGGTCCCTGGGTGGCGGTCGCTGCGGTCACGATCGTGATGATCACCAGTCCCGCAATGCGTCAGTGGGCAGACGAAGGCATCGCGTTGGCACGAGAACGCTTTGCGTTTCTTGCCCCGGCGTCGGCGTGA
- a CDS encoding sugar phosphate isomerase/epimerase family protein: protein MLYGMNLLLWSGEVTEDLLPICEKLKAMGFDGVEIPMFNLDLDYTKLGKQLDDLGLRRTAVTIRNLEDNPISSEAAVRAKGVELNKKTLDCCAAVGAETLVGPYHSAIGHFSGAGATADEWQWGVDSIRATAEHAADVGVRMGMEALNRFECYFLNCHADSARFARDVDHPACGIMYDTFHANIEEKSMRDAVLAGGDKLYHIHISENDRSTPGTGGVNWDENFDAIAESGYDGWLVIEAFGLALPEIAAATKIWRKMFDTELQLSENGLNFMKSEMEKRSGS from the coding sequence ATGCTGTACGGAATGAATCTGTTGTTGTGGTCCGGCGAAGTCACCGAGGACCTGTTGCCGATCTGTGAAAAGCTGAAAGCGATGGGATTTGACGGCGTCGAAATACCGATGTTCAACCTGGATTTGGATTACACCAAGCTGGGCAAACAGTTGGATGACTTGGGACTACGCCGGACCGCAGTGACGATTCGCAATCTGGAAGACAACCCGATTTCCTCGGAAGCCGCCGTCCGCGCCAAAGGCGTGGAATTGAACAAGAAAACGCTGGACTGTTGCGCCGCGGTGGGCGCCGAAACATTGGTCGGCCCCTATCACTCGGCGATCGGCCACTTCAGCGGTGCGGGCGCGACCGCCGATGAATGGCAGTGGGGTGTGGACAGCATCCGCGCGACGGCCGAGCATGCCGCCGACGTCGGCGTTCGTATGGGCATGGAGGCGCTGAACCGCTTCGAATGTTACTTCCTAAACTGTCACGCCGATTCGGCGCGTTTCGCACGTGACGTCGATCATCCGGCATGCGGCATCATGTACGACACCTTCCATGCCAACATCGAAGAAAAATCGATGCGTGACGCGGTCCTGGCCGGTGGCGACAAGCTGTATCACATCCACATCAGCGAAAACGATCGCAGCACGCCGGGCACCGGTGGTGTGAACTGGGATGAGAACTTCGATGCAATTGCCGAAAGCGGTTACGACGGCTGGTTGGTCATCGAGGCATTCGGTTTGGCTTTGCCGGAAATCGCCGCCGCCACCAAGATTTGGCGGAAGATGTTCGATACGGAACTGCAACTGTCCGAAAACGGTTTGAACTTCATGAAATCTGAGATGGAAAAACGCAGTGGCAGCTGA
- a CDS encoding carbohydrate porin, whose translation MRWVKWLGATTAGPACFRWLAMAVLTLHFYAAPARDASAQGFCDGGVACDAYGVDACDAYASDDNCHCGSLLERFRADMADCGITFQNNLTQFYFGTVSGGLEREFAYGGHGDYVANFDLGKAGIHDGLLVKLRAEHRFGESAGPFTGSFLPATLATELPVANSTELYLTNVLFTQFLSERFAVYAGKLDTLDGDLNAYAHGRGIRQFSNTAFIVNPLALRTIPYSTLGCGFFILGAEGTPLLNFTVLNPTDTADSDGFDELFAEGVSLSTELRFATPLMGKPGHQLFGFTWSSRDYVALGQDPRIILPNVPINRADGSWSFYWNTDQALWVDPCDPTRHWGYFARAGVADEDANPLSYLLNFGLGGASPLRRGDSFGAGYFYSGTSDEIGPFLQIPFGPIDDGQGVELFYNIQIGKSLTVTPDFQWLDSARENVDDAYVMGLRANLAF comes from the coding sequence ATGCGTTGGGTGAAATGGTTGGGCGCGACAACGGCGGGGCCGGCATGCTTTCGTTGGTTGGCAATGGCAGTATTGACCCTGCATTTCTACGCCGCACCGGCACGTGATGCTTCAGCACAGGGTTTTTGTGACGGGGGCGTCGCCTGTGATGCCTACGGCGTCGATGCCTGCGATGCCTACGCCAGTGACGACAATTGCCATTGCGGATCGCTGCTGGAACGCTTTCGTGCCGACATGGCCGACTGCGGAATCACGTTTCAAAACAACCTGACGCAGTTTTATTTTGGAACCGTCTCGGGCGGGCTTGAGCGTGAATTTGCCTATGGCGGTCATGGCGACTACGTGGCCAACTTTGACTTGGGCAAAGCCGGAATTCACGATGGTTTGTTGGTCAAACTGCGTGCGGAACATCGCTTCGGCGAATCCGCCGGTCCGTTTACTGGTTCCTTTTTACCGGCGACCCTGGCAACTGAATTGCCGGTCGCCAACAGCACGGAACTGTATCTGACGAATGTTCTATTCACCCAGTTTTTGAGTGAACGCTTTGCCGTTTATGCGGGCAAACTGGACACGCTGGACGGCGACCTTAACGCTTACGCGCACGGTCGCGGCATTCGACAGTTTTCCAACACCGCCTTCATCGTAAACCCGCTGGCCTTGCGGACGATTCCCTATTCGACCCTGGGCTGCGGCTTTTTCATTCTGGGCGCTGAGGGAACACCGCTGTTGAACTTCACTGTCCTTAACCCGACCGATACCGCCGACAGCGACGGCTTTGACGAACTGTTTGCCGAAGGTGTTTCCTTATCGACGGAACTTCGATTCGCGACGCCGCTGATGGGCAAACCAGGTCACCAACTGTTCGGGTTCACCTGGAGCAGCCGTGACTATGTGGCGTTGGGACAGGACCCGCGGATCATTTTGCCCAACGTCCCAATCAATCGCGCCGACGGATCATGGTCGTTTTACTGGAACACCGACCAGGCGTTGTGGGTGGATCCATGCGATCCGACGCGTCACTGGGGTTACTTCGCACGCGCCGGCGTGGCGGATGAAGACGCCAATCCGCTCAGCTACCTGTTGAACTTCGGACTCGGCGGTGCCAGCCCGCTTCGCCGGGGTGATTCATTCGGGGCAGGGTACTTCTACAGCGGAACCAGCGATGAAATCGGCCCGTTCCTGCAAATTCCCTTTGGACCGATTGACGACGGACAGGGCGTGGAACTTTTCTATAACATCCAGATCGGCAAATCCCTGACGGTCACGCCAGATTTCCAATGGCTGGATTCGGCGCGTGAAAACGTCGACGACGCCTACGTGATGGGCTTGCGAGCGAATTTGGCCTTTTGA
- a CDS encoding phosphoadenylyl-sulfate reductase, protein MSPIASDRNLPVVSPTDLPGDYDATVDPKVGLDGLPGALGADPPLAPTTDFLNELEKESRQLESATPTEILRWAVDRYAPKFTMATAFGPEGMTIIHMLAQIAPETPIFNLDTGYQFEETLQLRERVKERYGIEVEFKLPELSVEAFEKANGGPMYQTDPNRCCFERKLKVLHRAAQGWHAWASAIRRDQSPDRAKAPIVGWDKKFHLVKISPLANWTKKDVWSLITKEDIPYNPLHDRGYPSIGCQPCTRAVMAGEDERAGRWSGFQKTECGLHSS, encoded by the coding sequence ATGTCACCGATTGCCAGCGACCGAAATTTGCCGGTGGTTTCCCCCACCGACCTGCCGGGCGATTACGACGCAACGGTCGATCCAAAGGTGGGCCTGGACGGTCTGCCGGGTGCCCTGGGGGCCGATCCTCCGCTGGCCCCGACGACCGATTTTTTGAACGAGTTGGAAAAGGAAAGCCGCCAGTTGGAATCGGCGACTCCCACGGAAATCCTTCGCTGGGCCGTGGATCGATACGCTCCCAAATTCACGATGGCCACGGCGTTCGGTCCCGAAGGGATGACGATCATTCACATGCTGGCGCAGATCGCCCCGGAAACGCCGATCTTCAACCTGGACACCGGCTACCAATTCGAAGAAACCCTGCAACTACGCGAGCGGGTCAAAGAGCGTTACGGCATTGAGGTCGAATTCAAGCTGCCCGAGCTTTCGGTCGAAGCGTTCGAAAAGGCCAACGGCGGTCCGATGTACCAGACCGATCCGAACCGTTGTTGTTTCGAGCGAAAGCTGAAGGTTCTGCACCGCGCCGCACAGGGTTGGCACGCCTGGGCCAGTGCGATTCGGCGCGACCAAAGTCCGGATCGTGCCAAGGCGCCGATCGTGGGTTGGGACAAGAAATTTCACTTGGTCAAAATCAGCCCGCTGGCGAATTGGACCAAGAAAGATGTCTGGTCGCTGATCACCAAAGAAGACATCCCGTACAACCCGCTACACGATCGTGGCTATCCCAGCATCGGTTGCCAGCCATGCACCCGTGCGGTGATGGCGGGCGAAGACGAACGCGCCGGGCGGTGGAGCGGCTTCCAAAAAACCGAATGTGGGCTGCACAGCAGCTGA
- a CDS encoding RrF2 family transcriptional regulator has protein sequence MVISARVHYSCLALVELASRMDDPSPVAASDISQRHAIPGPFLNQILRTLRAAGWVQSIRGSHGGYRLAVDPTSITLLDIADEVGCQETQDHGESQTGVAAETLQDIWAEATQSARDVLAKITLSELARRCRQDDGVMFYI, from the coding sequence ATGGTCATTTCTGCACGGGTGCATTACTCATGCCTGGCATTGGTCGAATTGGCGTCACGGATGGATGATCCGTCGCCCGTGGCGGCCAGTGACATCAGCCAACGCCATGCGATCCCGGGACCTTTCTTGAATCAGATCCTGCGAACCCTTCGCGCCGCCGGATGGGTCCAAAGCATTCGAGGCAGTCACGGCGGCTATCGTTTGGCGGTTGATCCTACATCGATCACGCTGCTGGACATCGCCGACGAAGTGGGATGTCAGGAAACCCAGGATCACGGTGAAAGTCAAACCGGCGTTGCCGCGGAAACGTTGCAAGACATCTGGGCCGAAGCGACCCAAAGTGCGCGGGACGTGCTGGCCAAGATCACGCTTTCCGAACTGGCGCGACGGTGCCGCCAAGACGACGGCGTGATGTTTTACATCTGA